The genomic window GTGTGGCTCTTTATCAACTTTTTAATCTGTTTATGTTTTgagaatatttcaaaataataaatgattttacGAGACGATTTGGATCcttgttgtcttaagttttatatatattttttgtttttatattgtttaataagtcttcagttttagaagtttttgtttgTTCTTGTAACACAGTTTTTAatcttgcttatgcatgtaatcttagttttagaagtgattttagatccgtaatttttttttctaaactctatcaaaaataaatattttttttcaattctacaTCTTTCATATCAAATAcaccaataataaaataaaatattctaccTCTCTACTCTCTTTCAATTTTacaatgttttatttttcttctttttagtcTACCCAAGCAGACTCGTGAAAGCTTCAACCCCCATGATAAAGTCGAAGATCGACCTCCATATCTCTTCGTCTCTCAACAAAACCACCACTCTTATTCTTATATAGACTTCaacaaaacaaattatattataaaataaataaataccaatAAATTCACTGATATGTCTTTTGTTTGTTTCGTCAAAGGTCTGTGGTAGCAATTTTCCGTCACCTTTGCTTTGACCCCGTTAATTACAAATTTTCTGTTAGCTATATTTTAAATTAgggtaaattgttaaaatagtcatttttatttgttttaggttatattttagtcacttatatttgaaatgttacgttttagtcattacgttatcgttttgttacgaaataGGCATTCTACCATTAAGCTGTGTTATATTTCAAACAACCGTTCAACGTGgctgttaaaatttattttaaatgccaACGTAGATATCCAGTtgagataaaaaattttaattgtttttttataaaaatagattaCAACATTTTACctagttgaaattttttttattaccataaAAAAGAGAAGAGCATAACGAcaaaaaagaatgagaaaaatCTAAATCATTCTCATTTCTTTTTACTCTCAcaacaatagaaaataaatacatTCATAATCCCCAAAGCAACAATTTATCCCTATATATACCATTAACCCAACCTTTAAATCCTAGATACCCAATGCAATACAAGAAACACAACTATTACAACAATCCAAAtcattctctcctttctcttctcccTCTCCAAGTTTCTCACTTTCCTTAACAGTCCAACAAGCACCACCTCTGCATGAGATATTATAGGTGGATCAAATTAGTAGAAGAAACGCAACGCCTTCTCCTATTCTCATAATTTAGACACTCGAAAaattttctacctaaattttcatttaatcatgAAATTATCAATATAGTTGGGCAACAACAATAGCAAGCAGATAGAAACGTTGGTGCAtccattttttcttcttctttattgttCTGCTCTTCTATTCTCTTCTTTGATGGTAACAAAAAAATCAACTGggcaaaattttgtattttattttcataaaaaaagttAACTTTTCTTGACATCccaattaacatttaaaatacaTGTTAACTATCATGCCGGACTGCCGTTTGGAAGGTAATAAATATTAACGGTAAATTGACCATTTCATAACAAAACGACAATGTatgtgactaaaacgtaacatttcaaatataagtgattaaaatgtaacctgagacaaATAAAAgtagttattttaataaattgccCTTTAAATTATTAGAtagttgataattttttttcatatttacgtTATTTCACATAAATGAACATGATTtacatttttaagttttttccCCTAAAATCAAGTGTCCAATAAATCACCGACAAAAGTTGCAAATATATACCTCCTTTTCCTGTCTGCACCTAAAAACCAGGAGAGTTCCCGACTTTTCTAGAGGAAATGCAAATTGCAAAATTCAAAGCCAAATAGGCCTAAGCCCAAAAAAATATATGTGCGTAGTGCGTTTCTTGGGATACAAGCATATCTCCAGCCACTACATGTGACATGTACCCTTCTAGAAATTTCTCTCTAGCAGCTTCCTCCTTTCGTTATAAAACCCACCATTTCACCCATCTGTAGCAGGCGGAAATTCCAAAAGCAGTGTTGGCTCGTAAGCTTTCTTCGTGCTCTCCAAGCAAGtttgagaaattttattttttagcaaTCAACAGTGATGGCTTCATCTCTAGCTCTCAAGAGGCTCCTCTCATGCAACATCCTCCCTAGCTCCTTGCGGGTGGTCCGCCCAATGGCCATCGCTCCATCCTCCTCCAGGCTCTTTAACACCAATGCCATGCGTGAGTTCGACGACGATGGTGATGGGCGTGACCTCAGTGATGAACGCCAGCGTTCACTTTCTCGCCGCGGTGACGGTTTCTTCACAGGTAGTCGCTCATCGTTCTGTGTTCCATTTTGagttctttcttcttctccttctttttttcccttctgGGTATCGAAAATTGATGCTGATTTCGGCCTTTTTCATGTGCAGAGGTGTTCGATCCTTTTGCTCCAACAAGGAGCCTGAGCCAAGTCCTGAACATGATGGATCAGTTCATGGAGAGCCCATTTCTCTCCGCTTCCCGTGGCATGGGGGGTGGTCTCCGCCGAAGCTGGGACGCTAAGGAAACGGAGGATGCCTTGAACCTTAGGATTGATATGCCAGGGCTTGGGAAAGAGGATGTCAAAGTGTCTGTGGAACAGAACACTCTGGTGATCAAAGGCGAGGCCGAAGAATCCAAAGAGGAGGAAAATGGCGGGAGGTACACCAGCAGGATCCATTTGCCTGAAAAAGTTTACAAGACTGACCAGATTAAGGCTGAGATGAAAAACGGTGTGCTCAAAGTGGTTGTTCCAAAGATGAAGGAGGAGGAGAGGAATGATGTGATTCAGGTTCAAATTGACTGAGTTAACTGGTTGCATACGGATGAGGCTAAGTGGGTTTTCTTTGGTTTGGGGCTTTGGGTCTTGTACGTATTTAGTTTTGATAATAAGGGCTTCGAGTATAATACGAGAAAATATTAATGTAGAACTTTCATTTTGTGTTAACAGAAAACCTTGTTAATTTTGGATCTAGATTTTTGCTCTGCTTGCACatggaaaaagacttgaaattAGTAACCAGATGATGAACAAGTTCTAATTTGTTTAATGCTCGTCGACCATTGAACGTTCCCCCTGTATGACGCTTCATTCAAAGTTGCGGAGGTGGCAATGCTTTTCCCCAATTCGCTTTTTTATCTATCTTCTTCTGCGACGGTACCCTTCAAGCTTCGAACGTGTGAAAGTGACTGTGAGCTGTTATTCTTAGTACCGTAAATCCGATTCCAATGTTATAGCAGGCGTCCTCAAATTGTTTAACAACGTTAAAACGTTACCTTTAAGTGCCTGAACTTTGACGGAGAAAATTGTCACACAAGACGAGAGcgtaaaaaaaatagagagataaGATTAGAATTAAGATGAAACTGAAACTTTTATTGATAAAATCTACAACCAGTACAAGCAAATGTAGACATTGCATTGCTACCTGTCTTTACAAAGTGAGCTAGAATGTATGAACAGAAACTTGAACACCTAGCTAATTCACAATTCCAGCTGTTTCTCTTTGATCGTGGTTCACCATCGCAACTTCATATTCATCTGCCAACTGCTTAGCTCCTAAAATTTCAGCTTCCAGCTCTGCCTCGCTTTCGTGTTTAGTTCTAGATTCATCACAGAACATTACGAAAATGGCCATGCCACCGTAATTCTTTAGCATATCTACTTTTTCTCTCAAGAGGGAAAAGAAATCGAGGAAAAAACAAACgaaaatgcaaaataggaaaAACTGGGTTTCATGATTTTTGGGATTGCTTCTCCTTTCTGTTCCATCGGTTTAGGGTGGGATCAAGAGCAGGTATTTGGATTCGATTCGAGTCGATCACCCATAAATCTGGGTCGGAATTCTCCCACATCAGATTTGAATACTACTCACCAATCACCATATAATTTTATGATACGTCACTCATTCATTCATTCTTAAGCCAGCTCATAGCTCTAGCCTCTGATGGCAGAGCTAACATGAGTAAgattctattattaaaaaaaagcaaGTGTTTGCTACAATATATAAAACTAAAGTTAACTAGTCATTGGTTATTGCCGACATACCAATTCCCATGCATCGCAAATACATCTGATTCTCATAATTGATACAATAGTAATCTTCTCTTTTACATTATCTGTCAATGTCAAAAAGTGTCGCATATTGTATTTGCAATCATAGTAAAGAAATCATCAATCCGCCTTGATGAATGTTCATATcgtctcttattttttttctgCCATACAGTGTAAATACTAAATCCTTGCATTCCAGGCTAATCTTTGCAGTCCTTTTTCTCAAGCAGTTGTATTCGATTGAAGAAGCTTCACCAGGACCTTTCTTACTTCGTGGCCGCTTTTCCAAGTCTGACTGAACCCGATTTCAGGTTCCTAGGTATGGAAGTCTCCGATGAGGAAATAAGGAGGAAAATTTTTTATATGGCCCCAGTCAAGGCACTGGGTTGCGATGACTTGCATTTTCTGTTCTTCCAAAATCAATGGCACACGGCTGATCCTTCGATCTGTGAAGCTCGAGTTTAACTTTGTGATTAATAAAGAATCTCTTCGGTTACGGGCTATGagataaaagtataattttttttatgaatgccATATTAATTTAGAGAGATCTCAGTGCATTCGAGATAATCTTGGATTGGCTATTGGGGACGCTAAAAGTGTGAAATTTTGGAAAGATGTATGGGTTACTGCCTTACTGGGGCTATTGGAACAACATTGTGTTGATCCTGCGAGTATAGATGTTAACGTTCACATATCCTCCATGGTGGATGATGAGGGAGAATGGCAGTGTCCAGATCTAAATCGGCTCAATGATGCCGAAGTTAGCAAGTATTCCTCCACCTTTTGTACAAGCTGGTCTGGATAATATTATTTGGCGCTGGTCTGATGATGGAGTCTTCACGGTAAAGGGATCCTACTCTTTGCTCATGATTCATGAAGGATAGATAGGATGAAAGAGAAGCTATTTGGCGGGTGGCTTGGAATTATAAAGGTCCATGGAGAATAAGACACTTTTATGGCTTATTCTGAAAGGACAATTGTTGACAAATAGCGAGAGATGTAGGCATGGATTGACCGTAGACGCATCGTGCCAATATAGTGGTTTAAATGATGAGCACCTTATTCATGTGCCACGAGATTGCTCACTAGCCCGAAAAGTCTGGTTACAGATTATTCCCACATGTTGCGCAACTTGCTTCTTCTCTTTACCCTTAACTACATGGATTATTGACAACATTAAAAATGAGATGAAGATAGAACCTAAAGAAGTGGACTGGGACTCTGTCTTTAGTATCCTATTGTGGTGAGTTCGGAATCAAATAAACCAAGTTGTTTTTAGTAGGGGTAATTCTTGCTAGATCACCAAATCAAGCTGGTGTTGGGCTAAGAGTACCAAGGAGGCAACAAAAAAATTGAATCCGGTTCAGAGGCATAGGGATCAACATTTGGCAATTACTGGAATTTAGATGGACCAAATTAAATATTGATGGTGCAAGGAAGAGTGCGAGTGGTTACGCTTCAGCAGGATGTTTAGCTAGAGACGAACAGGGCAATTGGTTGTTTGGATATTGCAGGAGCTTTGGTAGTTGCGGTATTCTTCCGGCTGAATTATGAGCCATTTGCGATGGTCTCTCTCTACTTTGGAAAGAAGGTGTCCGACGGGTTATGGTCGAATGTGATAGCATAGCGGCTCTGCGTATTATCAATGACAGAGTGATTCAGATTTCGAATGTGGCACTTGGTTGTAGAACTAAGGAGATTACCAATCGACGATGGGAGGTGTGGCTAATGCAACTGCTAATATTTGGCCCAGTCTAATAAATGGTATGGATCTGAATTCTGAAGTTATATGTCTTTGACGAAACACCAAGGAGTATGGGCTACTGCAGTGATTTTCTGGTTTTACCTCTCTTTctaaccccccaaaaaaaaaccccTCCTTCACGAAAAAAGAAAATAGTAGAGGGACCTCTACTATACTTTTAACCCCAATTCTACTGCATGTTGGGGTAATAGCGGTTGGTTTGCTTTTCTGGATCATGAAAGGAAAGTAAATTTGTGTATGAGCTGTCATATGCCCGATGGGCTATAGCCGAAGGGCAATCATGCTTCAGAAAAGCCCAACCTCAATCTGAATTTCTCTGTTCTAATTCCATAGTTGTGCCCAAAAATGTTTACTTGCAAAAACAAAGTTTAATAATGGGAAGGACGAGATCCGAAGGGAAATGGATAATGTcagattaataaaatattgaaacGTCTGGTTGCAAACAAAGTCATGTGATGGATGAGAAAGGCACTGCGTCAATTATAAAACAAACTAAAACAAATTCTATTTTCACGATATAAGTCCAAACATTTCAAACCAAAATTATtacgaaaaaatttaaaaattataattttaaaaaaaatcaaatgaacaaacCGATCTCATCC from Gossypium hirsutum isolate 1008001.06 chromosome D12, Gossypium_hirsutum_v2.1, whole genome shotgun sequence includes these protein-coding regions:
- the LOC107955124 gene encoding 23.6 kDa heat shock protein, mitochondrial isoform X2 → MASSLALKRLLSCNILPSSLRVVRPMAIAPSSSRLFNTNAMREFDDDGDGRDLSDERQRSLSRRGDGFFTEVFDPFAPTRSLSQVLNMMDQFMESPFLSASRGMGGGLRRSWDAKETEDALNLRIDMPGLGKEDVKVSVEQNTLVIKGEAEESKEEENGGRYTSRIHLPEKVYKTDQIKAEMKNGVLKVVVPKMKEEERNDVIQVQID
- the LOC107955124 gene encoding 23.6 kDa heat shock protein, mitochondrial isoform X1; its protein translation is MASSLALKRLLSCNILPSSLRVVRPMAIAPSSSRLFNTNAMREFDDDGDGRDLSDERQRSLSRRGDGFFTGKVFDPFAPTRSLSQVLNMMDQFMESPFLSASRGMGGGLRRSWDAKETEDALNLRIDMPGLGKEDVKVSVEQNTLVIKGEAEESKEEENGGRYTSRIHLPEKVYKTDQIKAEMKNGVLKVVVPKMKEEERNDVIQVQID